AAGACAatctatcggtttttgctgtaaatattttaataaaggcgcaAAATATTATGATATTTAGGGgagttttaatgaaaatgcaaaaatcctctaaaaagggtcccgaacaaatcactgtagctaaaaaagtataagagatatcaaaataattctttcaccgggagtatcagcaggcttttgaggactatggtgcttattttttatgtttgtacaaaaatcagtttaggcacagcgacgatgtaaaaaagtggatgatgtggaagtatgcaggtccaaagcgttttcaggattttgcacattcgctactcccgaacaaattgtttctGCGGCAAAACCATAACAGTTATctacaaaattacttttttgtgagtgtccgaagggtcgggacattcatgtgtgaaagtatcatgcctgtacatcaaacggtttaggagtagcgacgatgcgaaaacatgtgttgtttgggattttcatttcattttcattttcacaacGGCTCTATAAGAAATGAATGTGGAGGGTTTTGAGTTTGTGGTGGTCTGAGGGGATttgtgaaaaatctataaatcctacaccaatgagggttacatttcctgaatccagacaaaaatatcTACCTTtggtgtataatttgtctatgtagagtgaaaattgagcgggTAGGgtgaagttgttcggagttgtgaaatctttgaaaacgccagagtgggccactctggcagttgaagaattctgtcattgactttcattataaacaatgattcCGCTGATTTTTgtacatgagctttgaggagtaactgtaagaaaaccataaaagaaATCCACATcacgttttcacttctgaatagctcaaagatatatctacaaactggaagttaaacggtgttcgtaggtgaaagcatgacgataaagtacagcgttgaaaatggtaatttcgaggcttttttgaggctttctttgtACCTGAtgccattcatttcctatggaagtggtttttcgctaattgcCTTGCCATGGTAACACGAACccccaataaaagtaatagCACACCATTCCCGACCAAGCcggacgttttgatacctatattgttggggtgcacgctacggtttgggccgcattaatttccaaaaacattttgaggtgcatagtaataggtgcctccatgcaaatGCTTCGCAAAGGACTGCCTCCCCTGCATTTGCTATGGAAGGCGcctaataaaagaaaacaataagcAGCCCATCACCTGAATGCAGTCAcaacatgtaaaacatttaaagacagttCAACAActccttctgtcagtctgccccagggcagctgtggctactaacatagctcacccccgccagggtgtgaatgtgtgtgtgaatgggtgaatgactgactgtagtgtgaagtgctttagAGGCCGTCAAGACTAGTtgaagcactatacaagtacaagccatttaccatttaaaaacattggcaataaatgttttttctaaatacattCTGCCCAGGCAAAGATCACAGTTATCAGTCTTGATCCAAAACCATGTTGCATTCTGGGAGCCGTAGTCAGATTGGCTATTTTATGGCACAACACAGGGTTGGACTGGGACAATAATCAATTATGGGCATTTCATACCATCCCAGGCCACCCCCAGTGAAATGAAGTTATCTACTAAGGTTGTTAAATTGATTACATGTTAAATGCACAACATCTCTAAGAGTCATCTTCTGAATACTTACAAAACAAAAGTTTCTTCTGTAGTGGAATATTATATACTCAAATCATATATCTTCACCTACGTAATGCAATGTATAAACCCTTATAAACTCACAAGGACAATAACAATCAGCATCATACATCAAAGGAGAGGTTCAAAGGTGGTGAATTGCAGATGTGTCTGTTTATTAGTTataacaaacaaaatgtatacatttaatAACATATAGCATTAGCATTCAACCACAGATATTTTCctaatttgtgtttaaaaaacgTGAAACAACTTAGAATAGTCAGTAATACATTTTCATAATTTCTTCTAGTGAATTTGCACGCAGCGTAGTTGTTCACTGCTCTTGGCTATTCTGTCAACAATATCCTCTTTGTTCATTTCCATCCAAATCTCTTTCTCTGTCACCATCAGAATAAATTGTGGCAAACTTGGGTGGGTTTTCTTTAGTTATGTGAAAGTTGTAACGGAGAACGTTTTGTCTATGATGAATATGAAATGAGTAAAGAAAACCAACAGCACCAGCTGAAATTGTACTCCAGAAAATATAAATAGTTAAAGGGACACAGGTTCGATCGACTGGAAGACATGTAATTCAAATCCaattttaaacaggtttccagggtttccttttttcacctctggaatattgataaaatgagaaatattctgtccagtgGTAATGCTGAAAAAAACTAGTTCATGAGTGGTCAAGCAGGTCAAAGATCCAGACAGCACAACAATCAGGTCCGACAGAGGTTAGGAAGGCTCAGAGAATCAGGAGGCAGAAACAGGACCCTGGATTAGGGAGACACAAGAGCAGCAGACCATGCAGTAAACAATAAGACAAGTTCATTAATTCACTTAGGCTGAGATGCAGTGAACACATCATGCCAGCATCCTCTCCCCTCCTTTTCATTAAGGTAGACTCTTCACAGACATTCAATCTGCTCTTTGTGTTTGGCTGAAGTATCGGGTCTAAAACAAGATGCATTACATAAATGGCGGCAGATGAGACAGGGAGGCTGGAGTGGCTGGAGTCCTCAGAGTAAGGTTAGACCAAGTGAATATGGCAGACGTGCAGATGATCATGCGATGCAGGCAGATGCAGAACCGATCAGATGATGCAAGCAAAGACTGATTTGATGATACAAAGCAGGTGAGGTGTTGCAGATAGAACTAGACTTGACCACGTGGGATGACATGAGGGTAATTATTGGCAGCATATGTAGCTGATTAGGGTGCAAAGTAGTGGAGCATGGAGTAAGAGAAATGGCCCAAAATAATCCAACACAAAAAACCAAGTCATGACACTCTCTCCTGTTTCTCTTAGATGCTGTTTTCCAGCACTAACATTTCCAGTATCAAAACTTGCAGCAGTGGCTTCTGTTAAATTTCCACATAGGTAATTTACGACAGATCTATTTGCAGAAAACATGGCATTAAAACTAACTGAAGAAGGGAAAAAACCCTAGGAAGTCCTGCTGACACTACTTCGTATAATATGCATATGAACATCCATATAGTACCTTTGTTTAATgagaatttgtaaaaaaaaattagcattttGAATCTGTTCTGAACAACCTCTGGTCGCCGAAGTAGTGTTggactttgtttctttttagggGTGGTGAACGTCAacctgctctgagtttagaggAAGACATTGATTATGATGCTATGAATTAGTCCAAGGGGTTTATAGACAGTTTTCTTGTTACAACAGTAGATATCACAAAACATGTCCAATTTGGTCAAGAAACATTAATTTGATTATGGGGCTTGAAAGGGTGACAACCACACTGCTTTGTGGGATATCTGAATATCTGATTTAAAGCTTGTGCTGTTTTACATGAAGCTTTTAGCAGGCTGCATGGAAGATTAATTTAGACATCTTAAATTGTCCACACTCCTTGGAGGTTACCTGTACTATTTCATTAAAACAGaagtaattttaaaagtaattagtaataaagtaataaatCAGCATTTTCTCATTACACTGAGacgtaaaaagaaaatgtaggtAATCCACAAAAATCTTTGTGAATTATGCCCTGTCTCATCTCTAACTCACACCCTTCCTGTGGGGTGTCATTGTACAATACTAATACTTTTTCAGATAATTGTTGTTAGTACTCCAAATTGGGGGTTTTGAGTGTATCAGCAATGTagaagcagcagaaaagggaatcaTATACAACTGATGGTTTCTGTTCATTTCTGGTTTCAGGTATTTTGATAGTCTTACCTGTCTGGACTTGTAAAGAAACATGCAGTCAAACTGATTTCCTTGTTCCCTCCACATTTGCATCCGGCAATGGGTGTAACCGCTGATGCTGACTACGTTGAAAAGTTGTGTACCTACGAGATAACGCCAGTTTCTGTTTTGAGTAAACTGAATTCAGACGTCCTTGTTACTGAGAGGGTAAATGGCTGAGAAAGAAGTTAAGCTGGACCAAGAAAAAATGCAAACTTCTCCAGCTGATGActgctatgctggacctgaagatgtggcctgtgatgTCTGCACTGGGAGGAAGATGAAAGCTGTCAAGTCCTGTTTGTTCTGCCCTGCTTCCTACTGCAGGGATCACCTCCAGCCTCACTATGATGCTCCACCATTGAAGAAGCACAAACTGGTGAACCCCTCtaagaacctccaggagaacatctgctctcgtcatgatgaggtgatgaagatcttctgtcgtactgatcagcagtgtatctgttatctctgcactatggatgaacataaaggccatGAAACCttcccagctgcagcagaaagggcTGAGAAGCAGAAGGAGCTCCAGGTGAGACGACAACAAATCCAGCAAAGAATCCAGGAccaagagaaagatgtgaagctgcttcaacaggaggtGGAGGCCATCAATGTCTCTGCTGATAaagcagtggaggacagtgaggAGATCTTCTCTGAGATGATCTatctcatccagaaaagaagctctgatgtgaagcagcagatcagatcccagcaggaaactgaagtgagtcgagtcaaagagcttcaggaggagctggagcaggagatcccggagctgaagaggaaagacgctgagctggagcagctctcacacacagaggatcacaaccagtttctcctcaactacccctcactgtcagcacacagtgagtctacacactcatccagcatcaatGTTCGTCCTCTGAGATACTTTGAGGAtatgacagcagctgtgtcagagctcagagagaaactacaggacatcctgagagacgCAGGGATAGACATCTCACTGAAAGTCACTGAGGTAGATGTTTTACTGTCCGACAtaaaaccagaaccaaagacCAGAGCtggatttttaaattatttgcaaaatataactctggatccaaacacagcacACAGATATCTGTTACTATCtagagggaacagaaaaatacaatttatagAACAACAACAGTCTTATCCTGATCATTCAGACAGATTCATTGATTATAATCAGGTGCTTagtagagagagtctgactggacgttgttactgggaggtggagtggaGGGGAGGAAGAGTCAATGTAGCAGTTTCATACAGGAATATCAGTAGAGCAGGAGTTGAATGTGTATTTGGAATCAATGCCAAATCTTGGTCTTTAAGCTGTGATACAAATGGTTACATATTTTATCATAACAGCATTCAAACTCCTATATTGGGTCCAGTTTCCTCCAGAataggagtgtacctggatcacagagcaggtattctgtctttctacagtgtctctgaaaccatgactctcctccacacAGTCCAGACCTCATTCACTCAACCTCTATATGCTGGAATCAGGTTCAGGTCCTTCTTTGAAGGAGCCTCTGCTGAATTCATTAAACTGAGTCAGTCGGAAGAGATCTGAGGTCCAGTTGGTCAAAATGGgtattttggttttaatttctCTGGTCCTTGTTGTGTAATTTCTTTACTGCTCAGATATCAGCTTTCTTTATTGAGTTATGTTGCCATCTTTCTGGGGTTTCTTTTGTAGATAAACTAGTTTATTCAAAGAATCATAGTGTGCTATGTTTATACCTACAAaactgttatgtttttttcctttgatttaCGTCCATGGATatcaaaaacattcagatttttCATTGATCTTATTCTGCTAGTTGAGAACCCAGTAAGCTTTTAAATGACCTATCATTTGTGATCAACCATAATAACCTTTAAACTGTTGAGCTGAAGGATGTTAGATCCTCTTGTTGGATGTCTGCTGCTCCAGTCTGTCATATTCTGGTCCATATTATGGAAATGTTTcaactgaaaatgtaaattattatagtttaataaaaagtatattttttagCCTTGCTATGCTAACGTGTCACAAACACTGGTGGGTTAAAGTCCACCATTAGTGGACAGAATGCGGGGGATATATTTGTGCTCTAGTACTAAGTCAGAACAGGACACAGATGGTCCCAGTGATTTAATAATGTTTAGAAACTGGTGCTGACCAGTTTAAAGGAGACCtttcctgctgcagaacagctGTGTTTGTCGACTTAAGTTTATATATTTGTTGCTTCATTTCACAGATCATTGACATTTATCACTAAGGGTTAATGATTTCCTTATGTAAGCAACTAATTCTGATATGATTAAATTTCACTTGTAGTGTTAACATTTTGATTCTATGGCCTAACATACTTTTATATTAATTCTTATGTacaaagtattttaattttttacagcCCTATCAATCGATTCAATGATCCTGTCATGTCCACAGATCTGTGCA
The DNA window shown above is from Fundulus heteroclitus isolate FHET01 chromosome 14, MU-UCD_Fhet_4.1, whole genome shotgun sequence and carries:
- the LOC118565812 gene encoding tripartite motif-containing protein 16-like, giving the protein MAEKEVKLDQEKMQTSPADDCYAGPEDVACDVCTGRKMKAVKSCLFCPASYCRDHLQPHYDAPPLKKHKLVNPSKNLQENICSRHDEVMKIFCRTDQQCICYLCTMDEHKGHETFPAAAERAEKQKELQVRRQQIQQRIQDQEKDVKLLQQEVEAINVSADKAVEDSEEIFSEMIYLIQKRSSDVKQQIRSQQETEVSRVKELQEELEQEIPELKRKDAELEQLSHTEDHNQFLLNYPSLSAHSESTHSSSINVRPLRYFEDMTAAVSELREKLQDILRDAGIDISLKVTEVDVLLSDIKPEPKTRAGFLNYLQNITLDPNTAHRYLLLSRGNRKIQFIEQQQSYPDHSDRFIDYNQVLSRESLTGRCYWEVEWRGGRVNVAVSYRNISRAGVECVFGINAKSWSLSCDTNGYIFYHNSIQTPILGPVSSRIGVYLDHRAGILSFYSVSETMTLLHTVQTSFTQPLYAGIRFRSFFEGASAEFIKLSQSEEI